The stretch of DNA GGTCTGGGGCACCGCCCCCGAAGGCAACGACCCCACGGACCCGACAGACCCGACCGACCCCACCGACCCGCCCGGCTCCGGAGCGAGCCTCTTCGACGACTTCAACTACACGAAGTACGACGACCCGGCCATCTCAGCCCACGGCTGGAACGTGCGCTCCAACTCCGGTGGCCCCGGGGTGCCGGGTGCCACCTGGGCGCCGCAGAACGTGACGTTCTCCGCCTCCGGCGGCAACTCCGTGATGAACCTGGAGACGTCGACGGCGGGAACGGGCGAGAGCACCAAGCAGACCGAAGTGCTCACCAAGGCCATGAAGTTCAAGAACGGCACGTACGCGGCGCGTGTGAAGTTCAGCGACGCGCCGAAGAGCGGTCCGGACGGGGACCACCTGGTGCAGACGTTCTTCACCATCAACGACCTCAAGGCGCCGATGGCGGACGACTACGCCGAGTACGACTTCGAGTACCTGCCCAACGGAGGCTGGGGCGAGCCGTCGAACATCCTGTACACGACGTCCTGGGAGACCTACAACCCGGACCCCTGGCAGGCAGTCAACCAGCACACCGAGAGCCGGCAGAGCTACGCGGGCTGGCACGACCTGGTCGTGACGATCGACAACAACTCCATCAAGTACTACGTCGACGGGCAGCCGTTCGGCACGCACGACGCCGCGTATCTGCCGGAGCGGCCCATGTCGATCAACTTCAACCAGTGGCTGATCGACCTCGCCGGACAGACCAGCACAAGCCCGCGCGCGTACGACCAGCAGGTGGACTACGTCCTGCACGTCAAGGATCAGGTCCTGACCCCCGCACAGGTGGCCGCCAAGGTGGCCGCATACCGCAGCGCGGGCACCGCCTTCGAGGACACGGTGCCCTCCTCGTGAGGTGAAGGACAGGGTGAGGTGAAGGACAGGACACGAATGGCCGGTGCCCGCACACCCGCATCGGCGTGCGGGCACCGGCACGCGGCGCCACGCCTTGGGACTTGAAGTGGTTGGCGGTCTATGAGGCTGAAGTCAGATCCGTCCATGCGTCAGCCGAGTCAGCGGTCCGCCCTGGATCTTCGCTGTCCGGCGCCCGGCGGTGAAGGAAAGTCCGGCCACA from Streptomyces sp. BA2 encodes:
- a CDS encoding cellulose binding domain-containing protein, whose translation is MSPARKRSRTALTRSARYALAALLGCTSLAALPSTEAGAAASGSASGDVSVQYHTGSTGSDQAEPWLKVKNTGTSTVALSGVKLRYYFKADSASATYRFACSWAVKGCGNITGTFGTLAHPTATADRYLEIGFTSGAGSLAAGADSGDLQLRFHRSDWQSLNQSDDYSFGAAQNSYANWTKVTAQLDGATVWGTAPEGNDPTDPTDPTDPTDPPGSGASLFDDFNYTKYDDPAISAHGWNVRSNSGGPGVPGATWAPQNVTFSASGGNSVMNLETSTAGTGESTKQTEVLTKAMKFKNGTYAARVKFSDAPKSGPDGDHLVQTFFTINDLKAPMADDYAEYDFEYLPNGGWGEPSNILYTTSWETYNPDPWQAVNQHTESRQSYAGWHDLVVTIDNNSIKYYVDGQPFGTHDAAYLPERPMSINFNQWLIDLAGQTSTSPRAYDQQVDYVLHVKDQVLTPAQVAAKVAAYRSAGTAFEDTVPSS